From Medicago truncatula cultivar Jemalong A17 chromosome 7, MtrunA17r5.0-ANR, whole genome shotgun sequence, a single genomic window includes:
- the LOC25499421 gene encoding B3 domain-containing protein At2g36080 — protein sequence MSVNHTIQETTSLWWNQQQQRTQQDAEEAEIEDDVVLESIMKLKTTEASSEEEEEEKEAMFEKPLTPSDVGKLNRLVIPKQHAERYFPLDSEEIKGLLLSFEDESGKCWRFRYSYWNSSQSYVLTKGWSRYVKDKRLDAGDVVLFQRHRIHPQRLFISWRRRHGSNSTPPAHVSRSISSSSTHGNVPMGWSRELYPAHPYPTHHHPLSYHAGEGSQSQNTATPCGNSSSTSRVLRLFGVNMECQPDNNININNINDSQTLSQDCSYNNMSSTQGTAIPQFYHHLHRQPPSNPHHHMLRQQPY from the exons ATGTCGGTAAACCACACAATACAAGAAACAACATCACTATGGTggaatcaacaacaacaaagaactCAACAAGATGCAGAAGAAGCTGAAATAGAAGATGATGTGGTTTTAGAATCAATAATGAAACTAAAAACAACAGAAGCATcatcagaagaagaagaagaagagaaagaagcgATGTTTGAGAAACCATTAACACCAAGCGATGTAGGGAAGTTGAACCGACTCGTTATTCCAAAACAACATGCTGAGAGATATTTCCCACTAGACTCAGAAGAAATCAAAGGCTTGTTACTGAGTTTCGAGGATGAGTCAGGTAAGTGTTGGAGGTTCCGGTATTCGTATTGGAATAGTAGTCAAAGCTATGTTCTTACAAAAGGTTGGAGTCGTTATGTTAAAGATAAACGTCTTGATGCTGGtgatgttgttttgtttcaaagaCACCGTATACATCCTCAAAGGTTGTTTATCTCATGGAGGCGCCGCCATGGTAGTAACTCTACTCCACCGGCTCATGTTAGCAGATCCATCTCTAGTAGTAGTACTCACGGCAATGTTCCTATGGGGTGGTCCAGAGAACTCTATCCTGCGCATCCTTATCCTACTCATCATCATCCCTTGTCATACCATGCAG GTGAAGGGTCCCAAAGTCAGAACACAGCCACACCTTGTGGAAATAGTTCGAGTACTTCCAGGGTGCTGAGGCTGTTTGGAGTGAACATGGAATGCCAACctgataataatattaatattaacaatattaatgattcTCAAACTTTGTCACAAGATTGCTCTTATAATAACATGTCATCAACACAAGGCACAGCTATCCCACAATTCTACCACCACCTCCACCGTCAACCTCCTTCAAATCCTCACCATCACATGCTACGTCAACAACCATATTAG